A stretch of Mauremys reevesii isolate NIE-2019 linkage group 25, ASM1616193v1, whole genome shotgun sequence DNA encodes these proteins:
- the LOC120391003 gene encoding RING finger protein 11-like isoform X1: MGNCLSSQAADDLSLLNDSGDGASLGPGDPPPPPAPPPYQEHEPIPVYHPTPSQTRLATQLTEEEQIRIAQRIGLIQHLPKGIFNPGTEPSEKKVKECVICMLDFVYGDPIRFLPCLHTYHVDCIDDWLMRSFTCPSCMEPVDAALLASYETN, encoded by the exons ATGGGGAACTGCCTCTCCTCGCAGGCGGCCGATGACCTCTCGCTGCTCAACGACTCGGGGGACGGGGCCagcctggggcccggggacccgccgccccccccggcgCCGCCCCCTTACCAG GAACATGAGCCAATCCCAGTGTATCACCCCACGCCGAGCCAGACCCGACTTGCCACGCAGCTAACGGAGGAAGAGCAGATTCGAATCGCCCAGCGGATTGGGCTGATACAGCACCTGCCCAAAGGGATATTCAATCCGGGCACGGAACCATCagaaaaaaaagtgaaaga GTGTGTCATCTGCATGCTGGATTTCGTGTACGGAGACCCCATCCggttcctgccctgcctgcacaccTACCACGTGGACTGCATCGACGACTGGCTGATGCGCTCCTTCACCTGTCCCTCCTGCATGGAGCCGGTGGACGCTGCTCTGCTGGCCTCCTACGAGACGAATTGA
- the LOC120391003 gene encoding RING finger protein 11-like isoform X2, whose amino-acid sequence MHPEEAKEGYMGRIKARESGAFSPREHEPIPVYHPTPSQTRLATQLTEEEQIRIAQRIGLIQHLPKGIFNPGTEPSEKKVKECVICMLDFVYGDPIRFLPCLHTYHVDCIDDWLMRSFTCPSCMEPVDAALLASYETN is encoded by the exons ATGCACCCTGAAGAAGCAAAGGAGGGGTACATGGGTAGGATCAAGGCAAGAGAAAGTGGCGCGTTTAGTCCAAGG GAACATGAGCCAATCCCAGTGTATCACCCCACGCCGAGCCAGACCCGACTTGCCACGCAGCTAACGGAGGAAGAGCAGATTCGAATCGCCCAGCGGATTGGGCTGATACAGCACCTGCCCAAAGGGATATTCAATCCGGGCACGGAACCATCagaaaaaaaagtgaaaga GTGTGTCATCTGCATGCTGGATTTCGTGTACGGAGACCCCATCCggttcctgccctgcctgcacaccTACCACGTGGACTGCATCGACGACTGGCTGATGCGCTCCTTCACCTGTCCCTCCTGCATGGAGCCGGTGGACGCTGCTCTGCTGGCCTCCTACGAGACGAATTGA